A single region of the Populus nigra chromosome 2, ddPopNigr1.1, whole genome shotgun sequence genome encodes:
- the LOC133682926 gene encoding glucan endo-1,3-beta-glucosidase 7-like yields MVVLPYTIAFLLLSSLQTVKIANSQSFIGINYGQVADNLPPPPSTAKLLQSTLIQKVRLYGSDPAIIKALANTGIGIVIGTANGDILGLASDPNFAKSWINTNVLPLYPASNIILITVGNEVMTSNDQNLMNKLLPAMQNVQNALNDASLGGKIKVSTVHSMGVLKQSEPPSSGSFDPSYGDLMKGLLEFNSVNGSPFAINPYPYFAYRSDTRPETLAFCLFQPNAGRMDGNTKIKYMNMFDAQVDAVYSALNSMGFKNVEIVVAETGWPFKGDDNDVGPSIENAKAYNGNLIAHLRSMVGTPLMPGKSVDTYLFALYDEDLKPGPGSERSFGLFKTDLTMVYDVGLSTSSQTQPLAAVTQPLVLAAATNTSTSTTNNNSSTSTSTTTGTGTSTSTSSSTNNISISSGNGSNKVYLNRIFYLGLLYGFMGLSLICFFSFFWCFPGILTPFLKGEKSHSGFVATPPNKFNSQCAS; encoded by the exons CAAccttccaccaccaccatccaCTGCAAAGCTTCTTCAATCCACTTTAATCCAAAAGGTCCGATTATATGGATCGGACCCCGCCATAATCAAAGCCTTAGCCAACACCGGAATTGGAATTGTTATCGGCACTGCAAATGGTGACATTCTAGGACTAGCCTCTGATCCCAATTTTGCCAAGAGCTGGATCAACACGAACGTGCTTCCCTTGTATCCAGCTAGCAATATCATCCTCATCACTGTCGGCAACGAGGTCATGACTTCCAATGACCAGAATCTCATGAACAAGCTCTTACCAGCAATGCAAAATGTACAGAATGCTCTAAATGATGCATCGCTCGGGGGTAAAATTAAGGTCTCCACAGTTCATTCGATGGGAGTGCTTAAGCAGTCTGAGCCACCTTCTTCTGGAAGCTTTGATCCAAGTTATGGGGATCTGATGAAGGGCTTGTTGGAGTTTAATAGTGTGAATGGTTCGCCTTTCGCAATCAATCCCTACCCTTACTTTGCCTACAGAAGCGATACAAGGCCTGAGACTCTCGCTTTTTGCCTTTTCCAGCCGAATGCAGGACGAATGGATGGAAATACTAAGATCAAGTACATGAACATGTTCGATGCTCAG GTGGATGCAGTTTATTCTGCACTGAATTCTATGGGATTTAAGAATGTTGAGATTGTGGTGGCTGAGACTGGATGGCCATTTAAAGGAGATGACAACGACGTAGGGCCAAGCATTGAGAATGCCAAGGCTTACAATGGCAATTTGATTGCACACCTTCGATCGATGGTGGGCACTCCACTCATGCCAGGAAAATCAGTGGATACATACCTCTTTGCTCTTTATGACGAAGACTTGAAACCTGGACCTGGTTCTGAGCGATCATTTGGACTTTTCAAGACTGATCTCACCATGGTTTATGATGTTGGACTCTCTACAAGTAGCCAG ACCCAACCACTAGCAGCAGTAACACAACCACTAGTACTAGCAGCAGCCACCaacaccagcaccagcaccaccaACAATAACAGTAGCACAAGCACGAGCACGACCACAGGCACGGGTACGAGCACAAGCACGAGCTCAAGCACAAACAACATCAGCATCAGCAGCGGCAACGGCAGCAACAAAGTATATTTAAATAGGATTTTCTATTTAGGTTTGTTGTATGGGTTTATGGGACTttctttgatttgctttttttcttttttttggtgctTCCCGGGTATCCTCACACCCTTTTTAAAGGGTGAGAAGTCTCATTCAGGGTTTGTGGCAACCCCTCCCAACAAGTTCAATTCTCAGTGCGCTTCCTGA